From the genome of Fusarium oxysporum f. sp. lycopersici 4287 chromosome 3, whole genome shotgun sequence, one region includes:
- a CDS encoding CMGC/CDK/CDC2 protein kinase, producing the protein MDNYQKLEKIGQGACGAIFKARDLANEGRIVALKKIHLEAEGEGVPSTSIREISLLKELQHPNILRLLNIVHADYHNLYLVFELLDIDLKRYMETLPASDGGRGKVLPEGSLAYLMQLGMDDMVVRKFMYQLCAGVKYCHSHRILHRDLKPANLLIDKEGNLKLADFGLARAFGVPLRPYTHDVVTLWYRAPELLLDGKQYSTGVDMWSVGCIFAEMCVRKPLFPGDSEIDEIFKIFRTLGTPTEDVWPGVTSYRDFKSSFPKWQRNYDQALCDNLNKASLELLDMTLIYNPARRISAKQACNHPYFEGFLA; encoded by the exons ATGGATAATTACCAGAAGTTAGAGAAGATTGGCCAAG GTGCTTGCGGTGCTATTTTCAAGGCTCGTGACCTTGCAAATGAGGGACGAATTGTCGCATTGAAAAAAATACATCTTGAAGCCGAGGGCGAGGGCGTACCGAGCACTTCCATCCGGGAGATTTCTCTCCTCAAGGAACTGCAGCACCCTAACATCTTgcgtcttctcaacatcgtTCACGCTGATTACCACAATCTTTACCTCGTTTTCGAATTACTTGATATCGACCTGAAAAGGTACATGGAGACCTTACCGGCCAGTGACGGTGGACGAGGCAAGGTGCTTCCGGAGGGATCATTGGCATACCTCATGCAACTAGGCATGGATGACATGGTGGTTAGAAAATTCATGTACCAACTTTGTGCTGGCGTCAAATACTGTCACTCCCACCGTATCTTGCACCGAGATCTGAAGCCCGCTAATCTCCTCATCGACAAGGAAGGAAATCTCAAGTTAGCCGATTTTGGGCTGGCACGAGCGTTTGGTGTGCCTCTGCGCCCATACACTCATGATGTCGTGACGCTCTGGTACCGAGCACCTGAACTTCTACTGGACGGAAAACAATACTCGACGGGTGTTGATATGTGGTCTGTCGGCTGTATCTTTGCAGAGATGTGCGTTCGAAAGCCGCTGTTTCCTGGTGACTctgagattgatgagatctTTAAAATCTTCCG CACATTGGGCACTCCTACGGAAGACGTTTGGCCTGGAGTTACCTCGTACCGCGATTTCAAGTCCTCGTTTCCTAAGTGGCAACGTAACTACGATCAGGCCCTCTGCGATAACCTCAACAAAGCAAGCCTCGAACTTCTCGATATGACGCTGATCTACAATCCGGCTAGACGCATTTCGGCTAAACAGGCCTGCAACCACCCTTACTTTGAAGGCTTTCTTGCGTAG
- a CDS encoding hypothetical protein (At least one base has a quality score < 10) yields MAADDSYTAADERARAARRAGLQAKKDEQPANTARSYAAKPGAQRGSKRISSYDGVAPPQKKPRARGKGKGKGKAVQLRRQLEQEQLEAAALAEAESLAEALEVPLAEAAELLADDREGYVPPTALAPAAADLAEGSLLTRGTIDAYIAAVIELWRLQVAHGNANTENPRGAAAGYSPDEWLRVQDLLLSGAAYMPQNLRTRVDLLFGHYYLLRGENRRKMELADLSLLDYPSSEGPTPCGCLVTLLQDGKLNKTAKKEFMGALRHKDPLFCTQGALAQLFFWRWHVAGEPSPSFRRRQDWYRIKVLVGRDREQELSYPTQLQETWRIFGAAGLMASKKTHLPRRVGAQDAETHGTSLAQISQAGRWNQSVLCQAYLTHLPRQFMRILWPWIEEWEPRFEARARRQCWAEGGLDDDDLAADGFLKLMRRLRIVLLQDLAVLQPRYPSLPFFAYAPFNGPEWDEFAVAVRSDAVGATEPLSLLVQRALPELSGVLESTREAVLQNSQRLAIRLEARLEGIQGGLDALLQGKVPVTFTGHFGAGPAVSLAPAPAPSTAPTLNFNTAPAPAPEPPVPGMPVVAALAKVFTVWDVWKEWEEGIAGQPAVRVLEET; encoded by the exons ATGGCCGCAGACGACTCGTACACGGCCGCAGACGAGCGTGCCCGTGCCGCCCGGAGGGCGGGCCTtcaggcgaagaaggacgaACAGCCGGCGAACACGGCACGGAGTTATGCTGCGAA GCCTGGTGCC CAGCGTGGCtcaaagaggatatcctcttaCGACGGCGTTGCCCCGCCGCAAAAGAAACCACGGGCACGGGGTAAGGGCAAAggcaaaggaaaggctgTACAGTTACGGCGGCAGCTCGAAcaggagcagctcgaggcCGCGGCCCTGGCAGAGGCCGAAAGCCTAGCCGAAGCCCTAGAGGTCCCCCTGGCCGAGGCCGCCGAGCTGCTTGCAGACGACCGCGAGGGCTACGTGCCACCCACGGCCCTTGCGCCGGCTGCAGCAGACCTTGCCGAAGGATCTCTGCTTACGAGGGGCACTATCGACGCCTATATCGCGGCCGTTATCGAGCTCTGGCGGCTCCAGGTAGCCCACGGCAACGCAAACACGGAAAATCCCCGGGGCGCCGCC GCCGGCTATTCACCCGACGAATGGCTCCGGGTCCAggatctccttctcagcgggGCCGCATACATGCCGCAAAACCTCCGTACGCGAGTTGACCTCCTATTCGGCCACTACTACCTCTTACGGGGGGAAAACCGCCGTAAGATGGAGCTTGCAGACCTGTCTCTACTCGACTATCCGTCTTCAGAAGGCCCGACCCCCTGTGGCTGCCTCGTTACCCTTTTGCAAGACGGTAAGCTAAACAAGACGGCAAAGAAAGAGTTCATGGGTGCCCTCCGGCATAAGGACCCCTTGTTCTGTACGCAAGGGGCCTTAGcacagctcttcttctggcgcTGGCACGTCGCCGGCGAGCCGTCCCCGTCTTTCCGGCGCCGCCAGGACTGGTATCGgatcaaggttcttgtcGGACGGGACCGCGAGCAGGAGCTCTCGTACCCGACGCAGCTACAAGAGACCTGGCGTATCTTCGGTGCTGCTGGCCTTATGGCGTCAAAGAAGACGCACCTCCCGCGCAGGGTAGGCGCCCAGGACGCGGAGACTCACGGCACGTCACTCGCCCAGATCTCGCAGGCCGGCCGCTGGAACCAGAGCGTGCTCTGCCAGGCCTATCTTACGCATCTACCGCGCCAGTTCATGCGTATT CTCTGGCCGTGGATCGAGGAGTGGGAGCCTCGCTTTGAGGCTCGCGCGCGCCGGCAATGCTGGGCAGAAGGTGgcctcgacgacgacgacctAGCCGCCGACGGCTTCCTTAAGCTTATGCGGCGCCTGCGTATAGTACTGTTACAGGACCTGGCTGTATTGCAGCCTCGCTATCCGTCGCTACCCTTCTTCGCCTACGCCCCTTTTAACGGGCCCGAATGGGATGAGTTCGCCGTCGCCGTTCGCTCTGACGCGGTAGGGGCTACGGAACCGTTAAGCCTGCTCGTACAACGCGCGTTGCCAGAGCTTAGCGGTGTGTTAGAGAGCACACGCGAAGCCGTCTTACAGAATAGCCAGCGGCTGGCCATCCGGCTAGAGGCCCGGCTAGAAGGAATTCAGGGCGGCCTCGATGCCCTCCTCCAAGGCAAGGTCCCTGTCACCTTTACCGGCCACTTTGGAGCCGGGCCAGCAGTGTCGCTggcgccggcgccggcgccgTCGACAGCCCCTACCTTGAACTTCAATacggctccggctccggctccagagcctccagTACCAGGTATGCCCGTCGTTGCAGCCCTGGCCAAGGTCTTTACAGTGTGGGATGTCTGGAAGGAATGGGAGGAAGGGATTGCAGGTCAGCCGGCCGTACGGGTGCTAGAAGAGACGTGA